The following are encoded together in the Spirosoma oryzicola genome:
- a CDS encoding glycosyltransferase family 4 protein, with amino-acid sequence MYKVIQYGVYPQSYDLIKGGMEASVYGLTKALTQQPNVHVKVITYPDQQYLVFERDHSTANLEVVRLPNRYAYTVLSVLSVGTLIREIRNYEPDMCHLHGTTLLVFLISIYLRLSGCNYVVTVHGIANVEYQKAYERNRRKTFLVKQWLYGFIEWLLINNTAKIVVDTDYVKEWVQRHRLLPCRQLMVVPQGIDERYYQPSTGKQEQHLVSIGSISERKGFEYTIRAFGQVRTSLPGQHLYIIGFRNDEAYYQKLIRLIETLALLDCVHVITDASQDQLLAYLQQAALFILHSHEESQGIVFCEAMALGKPIVATNVGGIPYVVNHGLNGLLTTYGDVDTFARSIVQILIDKPLHDYFSQNNLIQAEQYRWSHIAATLTNLYKS; translated from the coding sequence GTGTATAAAGTAATTCAGTATGGCGTCTATCCGCAAAGCTACGACCTGATTAAAGGGGGTATGGAAGCGTCGGTTTATGGGCTGACCAAGGCACTAACGCAACAGCCAAACGTACACGTAAAAGTAATTACCTATCCTGATCAACAATACCTGGTGTTTGAACGTGATCATTCGACGGCTAACCTTGAGGTGGTACGACTCCCTAACCGCTACGCTTATACGGTACTTTCGGTATTATCGGTTGGTACGTTGATTCGCGAAATCAGAAATTATGAACCGGATATGTGCCACCTGCACGGTACGACACTGCTGGTTTTTCTGATATCAATATATCTCCGATTGTCGGGGTGTAACTACGTGGTAACAGTGCATGGTATAGCCAATGTAGAATACCAGAAAGCCTATGAACGCAACCGGCGTAAAACCTTTTTAGTGAAGCAATGGCTTTACGGTTTTATTGAATGGCTACTTATCAACAATACAGCGAAGATAGTTGTCGACACCGATTACGTCAAAGAATGGGTACAACGACACCGGCTGCTGCCTTGTCGACAGTTGATGGTTGTTCCGCAAGGAATTGACGAACGCTATTACCAGCCGTCAACAGGCAAGCAGGAGCAACACCTTGTTTCTATTGGGTCCATCTCGGAACGCAAAGGATTTGAGTATACCATTCGTGCGTTTGGGCAGGTGCGGACATCCCTGCCCGGTCAGCATCTGTATATCATTGGCTTTCGAAACGATGAAGCGTACTATCAGAAGTTGATCCGCTTGATTGAAACATTGGCGCTACTGGATTGCGTACACGTTATTACCGATGCGAGCCAGGACCAGCTTTTGGCCTATCTGCAACAGGCTGCCCTTTTTATTTTGCATTCGCACGAAGAGTCGCAGGGTATTGTGTTTTGTGAAGCAATGGCACTCGGTAAGCCCATTGTAGCGACCAACGTAGGGGGTATTCCGTACGTAGTGAACCATGGTCTTAATGGGCTCCTAACGACTTATGGTGATGTTGATACCTTCGCTCGTAGTATTGTACAGATACTAATCGACAAACCACTTCACGATTACTTTAGTCAAAACAATTTGATTCAGGCGGAGCAGTACCGCTGGAGTCACATAGCAGCAACACTCACCAACTTGTACAAAAGCTGA
- a CDS encoding DegT/DnrJ/EryC1/StrS family aminotransferase: MIPRFNYSYSVGDFWNALQSLIDKQPTNYETINALFPQATLHFVSQARVGIFLALKAFDLVPGARVGVQPYTCSSVLSAIVAAGYKPLFIDIDEHLTIDTNDLQCKQVQLDALIVTHTFGKPANIHQIRQIVGNLPVIEDCAHAFLSYYDGTLVGNFFDCAVFSFGDGKFPSFGSGALLVVNNHVYGRRIAEMVSELAEPGLLSELALIGKRILKAAVHSRMGGILQKWLVSETIVSKRNSAVSAFPDRFKKAHRSVASGLPTYISRIVERAATQRENARLLIDHNRSSFTVLNKSAQENAYVVVLLCKNRNDLYNYLREKGIGGAKHFQHAKIWTREFGYQSGQCPQFEQLVDNLLTIPCHYGLTQRDLEIINQSLHHFTRHPLPTHEESFS; the protein is encoded by the coding sequence ATGATCCCACGGTTTAATTATTCGTATTCAGTGGGTGATTTCTGGAATGCACTTCAATCGCTAATCGACAAGCAGCCTACAAATTATGAAACCATAAACGCGTTATTTCCGCAAGCGACGCTTCATTTCGTTAGTCAGGCACGTGTGGGTATTTTCCTAGCGCTCAAAGCGTTTGATCTTGTACCGGGAGCCCGTGTAGGTGTGCAGCCATATACCTGCTCATCGGTGTTGTCGGCCATTGTTGCAGCTGGGTATAAACCCTTGTTTATCGATATTGACGAACATCTGACTATTGATACGAACGACCTACAATGTAAACAAGTACAGTTGGATGCACTGATCGTAACGCATACGTTTGGGAAACCCGCTAATATCCATCAGATCAGACAAATTGTAGGAAACCTGCCTGTCATTGAAGATTGTGCTCACGCGTTCTTAAGTTACTACGATGGTACGCTTGTCGGAAATTTTTTCGATTGCGCCGTTTTCTCGTTTGGTGATGGCAAGTTTCCGTCGTTCGGAAGTGGAGCATTACTGGTCGTAAATAATCACGTCTACGGCAGACGTATTGCGGAGATGGTGAGCGAACTAGCTGAGCCCGGTCTGCTGAGCGAATTGGCTTTAATTGGCAAACGAATCCTAAAAGCTGCGGTCCATTCCCGAATGGGTGGTATTCTTCAGAAATGGTTAGTGAGCGAAACGATTGTCAGTAAGCGAAACAGTGCTGTTTCAGCCTTTCCTGATCGTTTCAAAAAAGCTCACCGTAGCGTAGCATCTGGGTTGCCAACTTACATCAGTCGGATTGTCGAACGTGCGGCAACGCAGCGCGAAAACGCCCGGCTCCTGATCGATCACAACCGATCAAGTTTTACCGTACTAAACAAATCAGCGCAGGAAAATGCATATGTTGTAGTCCTGCTGTGTAAAAACCGCAACGACCTATATAATTACTTGCGGGAAAAGGGCATTGGTGGTGCCAAACACTTTCAGCACGCCAAAATCTGGACTCGGGAATTTGGCTATCAATCTGGTCAATGCCCGCAGTTTGAACAACTTGTTGACAACCTATTGACCATACCGTGTCACTATGGCTTAACGCAGCGCGATTTAGAAATCATTAACCAAAGCCTGCACCATTTTACGCGGCATCCACTACCCACCCATGAAGAAAGTTTTAGTTGA
- a CDS encoding N-acetyl sugar amidotransferase: MKICTKGVWDETIPGITFDENGVSNFCKLQETMMDTYPRGEKGLATWNAFVTAIKKAGHNQRYNCVVGVSGGVDSSYLLHTAIQYGLRPLAVNLDNGFSSEIAVQNIYKVTSALGIDLETYVIDYAEIQDLLRSYMKAGIPWIDAPTDLAIKACMYKVAQAEGIQYILRGNDFRSEGKQPKEWTYADDRQLRYIHKRYGSGVPLKTYPMLTLPRMAYSGLIKGVKDVRPYYYLDYKKQDARQLMMELYDWKDYGGHHHENLFTKFAMAYWLPRKFGIDKRKINLSAQVLSNAITRDEALAQLNKPFAPDHELEATRAYVQKKLSLTDDAFGKIWSAVARNTFDYPSNYSLIVKLASGLRPLVRRLYAFTPMTVMANEALGSSRQS, encoded by the coding sequence ATGAAAATCTGTACCAAAGGCGTTTGGGATGAAACAATTCCGGGTATCACGTTTGATGAGAACGGCGTATCAAACTTTTGCAAATTGCAGGAAACCATGATGGATACCTATCCACGTGGTGAAAAGGGTTTGGCTACGTGGAATGCGTTCGTTACGGCAATCAAAAAGGCTGGACATAACCAACGCTACAATTGTGTGGTAGGCGTGAGTGGGGGCGTAGATAGTTCATATCTTCTGCACACTGCTATTCAGTACGGCTTGCGCCCTCTGGCCGTTAATCTCGATAACGGATTTAGCAGCGAAATCGCGGTTCAGAATATCTATAAAGTGACGTCGGCGCTGGGTATCGACCTCGAAACCTACGTGATCGACTACGCAGAAATTCAGGATCTTCTACGGTCATATATGAAAGCCGGTATTCCCTGGATTGATGCGCCTACTGATCTGGCTATTAAAGCCTGCATGTATAAAGTAGCGCAGGCTGAAGGTATTCAATATATTTTGCGGGGAAACGATTTTCGGTCCGAAGGCAAACAACCCAAAGAGTGGACTTACGCTGACGACCGGCAGTTACGTTATATTCACAAGCGGTATGGGTCAGGCGTGCCACTAAAAACGTACCCGATGCTGACACTACCCCGTATGGCTTATTCGGGACTGATCAAAGGTGTTAAAGATGTTCGCCCATACTACTATCTGGATTACAAAAAGCAGGATGCCCGGCAGTTGATGATGGAACTGTACGATTGGAAAGACTACGGAGGCCATCATCACGAAAACCTGTTTACAAAATTCGCCATGGCTTATTGGCTGCCGCGTAAGTTTGGCATCGACAAACGAAAGATTAACTTGTCGGCACAGGTGCTCAGCAACGCTATCACACGTGACGAGGCACTAGCGCAGTTGAATAAGCCGTTTGCACCGGATCATGAACTGGAAGCAACCCGCGCCTACGTGCAGAAAAAACTGTCGCTAACCGATGACGCTTTCGGAAAGATCTGGTCAGCAGTGGCTAGAAATACGTTCGATTATCCGTCGAATTACAGTCTGATTGTCAAGCTTGCCAGTGGCTTAAGACCACTTGTTCGCCGATTGTATGCGTTCACACCGATGACTGTAATGGCTAATGAAGCACTGGGTTCATCCCGTCAATCATGA
- a CDS encoding AglZ/HisF2 family acetamidino modification protein produces the protein MKFRDYTYVGDPINAVKIFNDLRADELVLVDILATKENRVIDLDFVRQVGDEANMPFAVGGGIQTIQQIKELINAGAEKVVLNTYALQNPAFVKAAADEFGSSTIVVAIDVKKNFWRKAQVYTAGGSRATGHDPVAWAQQMEANGAGELLVTSIEHDGMMQGYDLTLTRTIAAAVSIPVVAAGGAGQLADFKLAVEEAHASAVAAGSLFVYHGPRKAVLVNYPKNDELVNLFNLA, from the coding sequence ATGAAGTTTCGCGATTATACTTACGTCGGTGACCCAATCAATGCCGTTAAGATTTTTAACGACCTGCGCGCCGATGAGTTAGTGTTGGTCGATATTCTGGCGACGAAAGAAAATCGCGTCATCGATCTGGATTTTGTGCGGCAAGTGGGTGATGAAGCGAATATGCCGTTTGCGGTGGGCGGAGGTATTCAGACCATTCAACAAATCAAAGAGTTGATTAACGCTGGCGCCGAAAAAGTAGTGCTGAACACATACGCATTACAAAACCCCGCTTTCGTGAAAGCCGCTGCCGATGAGTTTGGCAGTTCGACTATCGTGGTGGCTATCGACGTAAAGAAAAATTTCTGGCGAAAAGCGCAGGTATACACAGCAGGTGGCAGCCGGGCAACTGGTCATGATCCGGTAGCGTGGGCACAGCAGATGGAAGCCAATGGCGCGGGTGAATTGCTGGTAACATCCATTGAGCATGACGGTATGATGCAGGGATATGACCTGACCCTGACGCGTACCATAGCTGCTGCCGTGAGCATTCCGGTTGTAGCCGCTGGCGGGGCCGGGCAATTAGCTGATTTTAAATTGGCTGTCGAGGAAGCCCATGCGTCAGCCGTAGCGGCTGGGTCATTGTTTGTCTATCATGGTCCTCGCAAAGCTGTTCTGGTGAATTACCCGAAAAACGACGAATTAGTAAATCTTTTCAATCTGGCATGA
- a CDS encoding lipid II:glycine glycyltransferase FemX: MYQYSLLRKLTPTDEQAITQFLLTCPGFHYFQSPVFFNVCRSSERSEPFYVIARQENEIVGVLLAYRQLQLGLPVVRFLSSRNLIIGGPVVAHNNAVITQGLLDAYRTYGLKSLYTQVRNFQDTNSVQSVFEEAGFRYDDHLNILVDLTYPQDELWKQVHTKRRNEIRRAEKEGCTVVLNKNPEALTECYAILTEVYQRAKLPLPNYSHFDAIWQHSTDQIGLRLFTAMWEGQIIGCVLCLACGDTLYDYYAGAYSRYYSKYPNDLLPWAVFMWGKENGFSWFDFGGAGKPDVPYGVRDYKKKFGGSFINHGRYEKNHYPALLAVANKLFTLWRAVKR, encoded by the coding sequence ATGTATCAGTATAGTCTGCTACGCAAGTTAACCCCAACAGACGAACAGGCTATAACTCAGTTTTTACTGACCTGTCCCGGCTTTCATTATTTTCAGTCTCCGGTTTTTTTCAATGTATGCCGGTCCTCAGAACGGTCTGAACCTTTTTACGTGATTGCCAGACAGGAAAACGAAATCGTGGGTGTTTTGCTTGCGTATAGACAATTGCAGCTTGGTCTGCCGGTTGTTCGTTTTCTGAGCAGCCGTAATCTAATCATTGGTGGTCCAGTGGTTGCTCATAACAACGCAGTGATTACGCAGGGGTTGCTGGATGCTTACCGGACGTACGGATTAAAGAGCCTGTATACCCAGGTGCGTAATTTTCAGGATACTAATTCCGTGCAGTCTGTGTTTGAAGAGGCTGGGTTTCGCTATGATGATCACTTGAACATTTTAGTTGATCTGACGTACCCGCAAGATGAGCTTTGGAAACAGGTGCATACCAAACGGCGCAACGAAATCCGACGGGCCGAAAAAGAAGGTTGTACGGTTGTACTGAATAAAAATCCGGAAGCGCTGACCGAATGCTACGCAATACTCACCGAAGTGTACCAACGGGCAAAACTGCCATTGCCCAATTACAGCCATTTTGACGCTATCTGGCAGCATTCAACCGATCAGATAGGACTTCGCCTTTTCACGGCGATGTGGGAAGGGCAGATCATCGGGTGCGTCCTCTGTCTGGCTTGTGGCGACACGCTATACGATTATTATGCCGGAGCCTACAGCCGCTATTACAGCAAGTATCCGAATGATCTATTACCCTGGGCAGTATTCATGTGGGGAAAAGAAAACGGTTTTTCCTGGTTCGACTTCGGGGGAGCTGGCAAACCCGATGTGCCCTATGGTGTGCGGGACTACAAAAAGAAATTTGGCGGCAGCTTCATCAATCATGGTCGGTATGAGAAAAACCATTACCCTGCTTTGCTCGCAGTGGCGAACAAATTATTTACGCTTTGGAGAGCAGTAAAACGATGA
- a CDS encoding glycosyltransferase family 39 protein, producing MRAPAALLGYIPRFFTQKSITAFFTAFLLCSAFFFSRLLPPLWILFGFAEVYCFFFFLHKLTRRWSHVSNAVFEKKLFRTSLWIRIVWVVFSYVFYTTMLGEPFEFEAGDAKGYHGEALWLLGLIKDNKWSQYVSYIGKNYSDMGYPMYLGLVYYIVGENLLIPRLLKAVIGSFGALITYKLARNNFGEATGRMAGIMTMLVPNLIYYTGLHLKETEMVFVVVSFIYLGDRVIRSRQLKLADFALLSLLAIVLFFFRTVLAACLIASMFIAALFTSSRISGLAKRIGLVLILLTGIMLLATTPLADNVNEYLANSSNNVSSQMRNFSAHRAKGENNKLAVYGSTSVFLPLMLMAPFPTLVNIAEQQSAMMLAGAYFTRNVYAFFVFVALITLFKQRKLREHVLLLAFIASYILILASSGFALSERFHLPLLPFLLMFAAYGISQMNQRNKKYYQPYLVFIVLLIVGWNWFKIAGRS from the coding sequence ATGCGAGCTCCAGCAGCGTTACTTGGCTACATACCTCGATTTTTTACGCAAAAAAGCATTACGGCTTTTTTTACCGCTTTTCTGCTTTGTTCAGCTTTCTTTTTTAGTCGATTATTACCACCCTTGTGGATTTTGTTCGGGTTTGCGGAGGTTTACTGCTTTTTCTTTTTTCTTCATAAACTGACCCGGCGATGGAGCCATGTTTCGAACGCCGTTTTTGAAAAAAAACTCTTCCGGACTTCGCTTTGGATTCGGATTGTCTGGGTTGTTTTCAGTTACGTTTTCTATACCACTATGTTGGGCGAACCGTTTGAGTTCGAAGCCGGCGATGCAAAGGGGTATCACGGGGAAGCGCTCTGGTTACTCGGTCTTATTAAGGATAACAAATGGAGTCAATACGTGTCGTATATCGGTAAGAATTACTCGGATATGGGTTATCCGATGTATTTGGGCCTTGTCTATTACATAGTAGGCGAAAACCTGCTGATTCCCCGTCTACTAAAAGCAGTGATCGGCAGTTTTGGGGCGCTCATTACCTACAAACTCGCTCGGAATAACTTTGGTGAAGCGACCGGACGAATGGCTGGTATCATGACCATGCTTGTTCCCAATCTGATTTACTATACCGGCCTGCACCTGAAAGAAACGGAAATGGTTTTTGTGGTAGTAAGCTTTATTTATTTGGGTGATCGGGTTATTCGATCGCGCCAATTGAAACTTGCTGATTTTGCCTTGCTCAGCTTGCTCGCTATCGTCTTGTTTTTCTTCCGAACAGTACTGGCGGCTTGCCTGATCGCTTCAATGTTCATAGCGGCTTTGTTTACATCAAGTCGAATTTCGGGATTAGCCAAACGGATCGGATTAGTACTCATCCTATTAACCGGAATTATGCTCTTGGCAACCACACCGTTGGCGGATAATGTAAACGAATACCTGGCGAATAGTAGCAATAACGTTTCGAGCCAGATGCGTAATTTCTCTGCCCACAGAGCGAAAGGGGAAAACAACAAACTGGCCGTTTATGGCTCCACCAGTGTATTTCTGCCGCTGATGCTTATGGCCCCCTTTCCCACGTTAGTCAACATTGCTGAGCAACAGAGTGCCATGATGCTGGCCGGCGCTTACTTCACCCGAAATGTGTATGCTTTCTTTGTTTTCGTAGCGCTCATTACTTTGTTCAAGCAAAGAAAACTACGCGAACATGTACTGTTACTGGCGTTCATTGCTTCGTATATTCTCATACTAGCCTCAAGTGGTTTTGCGCTGTCGGAGCGGTTTCATCTGCCTCTGCTGCCTTTTCTGCTAATGTTTGCTGCCTATGGTATTTCACAGATGAACCAGAGAAACAAAAAATATTACCAGCCCTACTTAGTATTTATCGTTCTGCTGATTGTTGGTTGGAACTGGTTCAAAATAGCCGGACGGTCATAG
- a CDS encoding glycosyltransferase: MPRVYIDPRANIEYSAFYIKGLYDLFGRTNVRFNQHYFSELPDDSNLNFVVQQDNIIIRYTIDYNDVSAISQVAYCWCDCYGKINLRAGLFEDDQQKIVNIPPSFGIRIWGLIPTLWLCFVNMLRTGLYTKRFVSGYAKQIRHLPITEYSPGEVKPDYAFSFNTLWNSDEWIRNDETVNQKRYNFYKVITQQSGLHNEVGFIYSTKRNLNPLFQSFVTDKWLPKTEYLAKTKQSVLVFNTPAWDLCHGWKLAEYLALGKAIITTPLVNELPFELINGKHVHFVLGSEGEIRQAVEHVLSDTTYRESLEQGARQYYLDYVQPRAVLQRLLTKHLVVV; the protein is encoded by the coding sequence ATGCCGCGTGTTTATATCGATCCGAGAGCTAACATCGAGTACAGCGCCTTTTACATCAAAGGGTTGTACGATCTGTTTGGTCGAACGAATGTACGTTTTAACCAGCACTATTTTTCCGAACTGCCCGACGATTCAAATCTGAACTTTGTGGTTCAGCAGGACAATATCATTATCCGCTACACAATCGACTACAATGATGTTTCGGCCATCAGCCAGGTTGCTTACTGCTGGTGCGACTGTTACGGGAAGATAAATCTGCGGGCGGGTTTGTTCGAGGACGATCAGCAGAAAATAGTTAATATTCCACCAAGCTTTGGTATTCGAATATGGGGTCTTATTCCTACGCTGTGGTTATGCTTTGTCAATATGCTTCGGACCGGTCTTTATACGAAGCGGTTTGTATCAGGTTACGCTAAACAAATCAGGCATTTACCGATCACTGAGTACAGTCCAGGTGAAGTGAAACCGGACTACGCTTTTTCGTTCAATACGTTGTGGAATAGTGATGAGTGGATCAGGAACGACGAGACTGTAAACCAAAAACGCTACAATTTCTACAAGGTTATCACGCAGCAATCGGGGTTACACAATGAGGTTGGTTTTATCTACAGCACGAAGCGAAACTTGAATCCGCTATTTCAGTCTTTTGTAACGGACAAATGGTTGCCTAAAACAGAGTACTTAGCCAAAACAAAGCAGTCGGTGCTTGTTTTTAATACGCCTGCCTGGGATCTATGTCATGGCTGGAAACTCGCTGAATACCTGGCGCTAGGCAAAGCCATCATAACAACGCCATTGGTCAACGAATTGCCCTTTGAATTGATTAATGGTAAGCATGTTCATTTTGTTTTGGGCTCAGAAGGCGAAATTCGGCAGGCTGTAGAGCACGTGCTGTCCGACACAACCTACCGTGAATCGCTCGAACAGGGGGCTCGGCAGTATTACCTCGATTACGTTCAGCCAAGAGCTGTTCTACAGCGCCTGCTGACAAAACACTTGGTTGTCGTCTGA
- the hisH gene encoding imidazole glycerol phosphate synthase subunit HisH, whose product MSPSDLIVIVDYGMGNLRSVQKTFDRLKANVRISSDPNVLARADKLVLPGVGHFANGVRKLKELGLWNALNHKVIIERTPILGICLGMQLMARWSEEGDVEGLGWFDADVRRFAVSNCLTYKVPHMGWNTAETAKTSGLFANMSPEAMFYFVHSYHVVCRQPQDALALTTYDYAFASAIQKENIYGTQFHPEKSHDWGEQLIANFLNV is encoded by the coding sequence ATGAGTCCGTCCGATCTGATTGTGATTGTTGATTACGGCATGGGTAACTTGCGGTCGGTACAGAAAACGTTTGATCGGCTCAAGGCTAATGTCCGCATTTCGTCGGACCCTAACGTACTGGCTCGAGCTGATAAACTCGTACTACCCGGCGTGGGTCATTTTGCCAATGGCGTTCGCAAATTAAAAGAGTTGGGGCTATGGAATGCGTTGAATCACAAAGTGATTATCGAGCGCACGCCTATTCTGGGTATTTGTCTTGGCATGCAGCTGATGGCTCGCTGGAGCGAAGAAGGTGACGTTGAGGGGCTCGGGTGGTTTGATGCTGACGTTAGGCGATTTGCTGTTAGTAACTGCCTGACCTACAAAGTGCCGCATATGGGTTGGAACACAGCCGAGACGGCGAAAACATCGGGTCTGTTCGCGAATATGTCGCCGGAAGCCATGTTTTATTTTGTCCATTCGTACCACGTGGTTTGTCGGCAACCGCAGGATGCACTGGCGCTAACCACCTATGATTACGCGTTTGCATCGGCCATCCAGAAAGAGAACATCTACGGTACACAATTCCATCCAGAAAAAAGTCACGACTGGGGCGAACAACTAATCGCAAATTTTCTGAATGTTTAG
- a CDS encoding glycosyltransferase — MRILVVCSGNALNFNFEKHQAFIYDQVEALKQVNDTLQFDYFFIKGKGLTGYLSCLNALEQQLDSQMYHCIHAHVAVAGLLANLQRKVPVVTTFHGSDIVVPVLRGVSSLVDWLSHRTIYITQPLVEKAIFTDHRKRVVVPCGVDFELFRPRPKQQSRQHMGLLPHKRYVLFSSNFATAVKNYPLAKQAIGLLHDDSVELLELKNYSRQEVAILMTAVDAALMTSFWEGSPQFVKEALACNCPVVSTDVGDVRTVIQSIQGCYITTYDPVDVADKLRLVLNNPQPIKAREHIPQFDSRLIAQQINAVYQQL, encoded by the coding sequence ATGCGTATTCTTGTTGTGTGCAGCGGCAACGCACTGAATTTCAATTTCGAGAAACATCAGGCGTTCATTTACGACCAGGTGGAAGCGCTGAAACAGGTGAACGATACGCTCCAGTTCGATTATTTTTTTATCAAAGGGAAAGGACTGACGGGCTACCTGTCGTGCCTGAACGCCCTGGAACAACAGCTTGATAGTCAAATGTATCACTGCATCCATGCTCACGTAGCGGTGGCGGGTTTATTAGCTAACCTTCAACGAAAGGTGCCGGTTGTGACCACATTTCATGGATCAGACATCGTCGTACCCGTGTTGCGTGGAGTGTCCTCATTAGTCGATTGGTTAAGCCACCGAACGATCTATATTACGCAGCCACTGGTTGAGAAGGCCATTTTTACGGATCATCGTAAACGAGTTGTCGTTCCGTGCGGGGTCGATTTCGAACTATTCAGGCCACGACCCAAGCAACAGAGCCGTCAGCATATGGGTCTTTTGCCGCATAAACGCTACGTGCTATTTTCGTCGAACTTTGCTACAGCAGTCAAAAATTATCCATTGGCGAAACAGGCAATTGGCTTGCTCCATGATGATAGCGTCGAGTTACTAGAGCTGAAAAATTATAGCCGACAGGAAGTAGCCATCCTAATGACGGCTGTCGATGCGGCTCTGATGACCTCATTTTGGGAAGGATCACCGCAGTTTGTAAAAGAAGCCTTGGCCTGTAACTGTCCCGTTGTATCAACCGATGTGGGAGATGTCCGTACTGTTATTCAGTCAATTCAAGGCTGTTATATCACTACCTACGATCCTGTCGATGTGGCCGATAAACTGCGGCTAGTGCTGAACAATCCGCAGCCTATTAAGGCACGAGAACATATACCGCAGTTCGATAGCCGACTCATCGCGCAACAAATCAATGCTGTTTACCAGCAACTGTAA
- a CDS encoding TauD/TfdA family dioxygenase has product MDSFFLKHLIDVDKANEESILDALDKHGIITFNGIFEIDCFLDLCSKIGPLFNHPDADVNGLTQITHKVDGIDRPGVPGLTDKNLVPHTDRATVADPPFYTSLLCIKTAAHGGDTILADGKEIYDVMKNRFPSELSLLEQPDGAIFGRGSHQYSSAIFNSQGSASKYIRFRYDDIAYFSAEIIQALSVFLTLVYQCQHVFKLDNGQGYIVQNGRWLHGRHSFEGDRLMNRALIDSKFGTMNFGFSVS; this is encoded by the coding sequence ATGGACTCCTTCTTTCTCAAGCATCTTATCGACGTTGATAAGGCGAACGAAGAAAGCATTCTTGATGCTTTAGACAAGCATGGTATTATAACGTTCAATGGCATTTTTGAGATAGATTGTTTTCTGGATCTTTGTAGTAAAATAGGTCCTCTTTTTAATCATCCCGACGCCGACGTAAACGGTCTGACCCAGATTACGCATAAAGTAGATGGCATCGATAGACCTGGCGTACCCGGTCTCACCGACAAAAATCTGGTGCCTCATACAGATCGGGCAACGGTAGCTGATCCTCCGTTTTATACGTCTCTGCTTTGTATAAAAACCGCTGCGCATGGTGGCGATACGATTCTGGCGGATGGTAAAGAGATATATGATGTAATGAAAAACCGTTTTCCTTCAGAATTAAGTTTGCTGGAACAGCCGGACGGAGCGATTTTTGGTAGGGGCAGTCACCAATATAGCTCGGCTATCTTTAATAGCCAGGGTTCTGCCAGTAAGTACATACGGTTCCGCTATGACGACATAGCCTATTTTTCAGCAGAAATAATTCAGGCGTTGAGCGTGTTCTTAACACTAGTTTATCAGTGCCAACATGTTTTCAAGTTAGATAATGGTCAAGGATATATTGTGCAAAACGGTAGATGGCTGCACGGAAGACATTCGTTTGAAGGCGATCGACTAATGAACAGAGCGTTAATTGATTCCAAATTTGGTACAATGAATTTTGGATTTAGCGTGTCTTAG